Proteins found in one Lutimonas zeaxanthinifaciens genomic segment:
- the ileS gene encoding isoleucine--tRNA ligase: MSQTFKEYKGLDLPEIAKNILDFWEQDEIFEKSISSREGKETFVFFEGPPSANGLPGIHHVMGRAIKDLFCRYKTLQGYKVPRKAGWDTHGLPIELGVEKELGITKEDIGTKISIEAYNQACKKAVLRYTDVWEDLTKKMGHWVDMNDPYVTYKPKYMETLWWLLKELYQKGLLYKGYTIQPYSPKAGTGLSSHELNQPGTYQDVTDTTVVAQFKVIEDSLPENLKYLGNDLYMLAWTTTPWTLPSNTALTVGNKIDYVVVSTYNQYTFKPVKVVLAKALLNYQFGKKYKIAEDAEELKSYKEGDKSIPYSILTECKGSELVGIRYEQLLKFALPYQNPENAFRVISGDYVTTEDGTGIVHTAPTFGADDAMVAKQAKPEVPPMLVLDDHDNPVPLVDLQGKFTSHMGEYAGKYVKNEYYDEGQAPERSVDVELAIQLKEENKAFKVEKYKHSYPNCWRTDKPILYYPLDSWFIKVTDKRDRMYELNQSINWKPKSTGEGRFGNWLQNANDWNLSRSRFWGTPLPIWRTKDGSEELIIGSVSELKSEMQKSIDKGFMKEDIFKDFVVGDMSDDNYEKIDLHKNVVDQIVLVSSSGKPMKRESDLIDVWFDSGAMPYAQWHYPFENKEKIDGKEFFPADFIAEGVDQTRGWFYTLHAIASMNFDSVAYKNVVSNGLVLDKNGKKMSKRLGNAVDPFETMKKFGPDATRWYMISNANPWDNLKFDLEGVEEVRRKFFGTLYNTYSFFSLYANIDRFSYEEDEIAFDERPEIDRWILSELNTLNKKVERFYDDYEPTKAARAIQDFVGENLSNWYVRLSRRRFWKGDYQTDKISAYQTLYTCLLRIAQMASPIAPFFMDNLYRDLTKNVSKTKLSSVHLGEFPQADEALIDPSLERKMHKAQSISSMVLSLRKKEMIKVRQPLQKIMIPVSDKQDTLDIEAVSDLIRSEVNVKEVELLKDASGILIKNIKPNFKVLGPKYGKNMRFVGQAINNLSEKDIATIETEGKLSIDLDGDKVELLLEEVEISTQDIEGWLVANQGNLTVALDVSISEELRNEGIARELVNRIQNLRKESGLEVTDKIRLSIKKDGVLDEAVNKNAEYIKNETLTQELILKEEVENGNAIVFDQVNTSMSLEKVKR, encoded by the coding sequence ATGAGTCAGACTTTTAAAGAATACAAGGGGTTGGATCTGCCGGAAATTGCCAAAAACATTCTTGATTTTTGGGAACAGGATGAGATATTCGAGAAAAGTATCAGCTCTCGTGAAGGCAAGGAAACATTTGTTTTTTTCGAAGGCCCGCCATCTGCCAATGGATTGCCCGGGATTCATCATGTGATGGGTAGAGCCATCAAGGATCTTTTTTGCAGATATAAAACGCTTCAGGGATATAAGGTTCCCCGAAAAGCCGGTTGGGATACCCATGGGTTACCTATCGAATTAGGTGTAGAAAAGGAACTTGGGATCACAAAGGAAGACATCGGAACAAAGATCAGTATAGAGGCTTATAACCAGGCCTGTAAGAAGGCTGTTTTAAGATATACCGATGTCTGGGAGGATTTGACGAAAAAGATGGGCCACTGGGTTGATATGAACGATCCTTACGTGACTTATAAGCCAAAATATATGGAAACCCTATGGTGGCTTTTAAAGGAGCTCTATCAAAAGGGTTTATTGTACAAGGGTTACACAATTCAGCCCTATTCACCCAAGGCGGGAACGGGCTTGAGCAGTCACGAACTGAATCAGCCGGGGACCTATCAGGATGTTACCGACACAACGGTTGTTGCTCAGTTTAAGGTAATTGAGGATTCACTTCCTGAAAACCTTAAATACCTGGGGAATGACCTTTATATGCTGGCCTGGACGACCACACCATGGACGCTTCCTTCAAATACGGCTCTGACGGTAGGGAATAAAATTGACTATGTTGTTGTGAGTACTTATAATCAGTATACGTTCAAACCTGTTAAGGTTGTGCTGGCCAAGGCTTTATTGAATTATCAATTCGGCAAAAAGTACAAAATTGCTGAGGATGCAGAGGAATTGAAATCCTACAAGGAAGGAGACAAATCCATACCTTATTCAATACTCACTGAATGCAAAGGTTCTGAATTGGTTGGAATCAGATACGAACAATTGTTGAAATTTGCCTTGCCTTATCAAAATCCTGAAAATGCGTTTAGGGTGATTTCAGGAGATTACGTGACAACGGAAGATGGAACCGGAATCGTACATACGGCTCCAACTTTTGGGGCTGACGATGCAATGGTTGCAAAGCAGGCGAAACCTGAAGTTCCTCCTATGCTGGTCCTTGATGATCACGATAACCCTGTCCCATTGGTTGATTTGCAAGGGAAGTTTACCAGTCATATGGGAGAATATGCAGGAAAGTATGTTAAGAATGAGTATTATGATGAAGGCCAGGCCCCTGAAAGATCCGTAGATGTTGAACTGGCAATTCAGCTAAAAGAAGAAAACAAGGCCTTTAAGGTTGAAAAGTATAAACACAGTTATCCAAATTGCTGGAGGACTGACAAGCCAATCTTATATTATCCATTGGATTCCTGGTTTATCAAGGTGACTGATAAAAGAGACAGGATGTATGAACTGAATCAGTCTATAAACTGGAAACCGAAATCAACAGGTGAAGGAAGGTTCGGAAACTGGTTACAAAACGCCAATGACTGGAATTTATCAAGATCGCGTTTTTGGGGAACGCCTTTACCGATATGGAGAACCAAAGACGGGTCAGAGGAACTCATCATTGGATCTGTTTCTGAATTAAAATCAGAAATGCAGAAATCAATTGACAAAGGTTTTATGAAAGAGGATATCTTCAAGGACTTTGTAGTTGGTGACATGAGTGATGACAATTATGAAAAAATTGACCTTCACAAGAATGTTGTAGATCAGATCGTACTGGTTTCTTCTTCAGGTAAACCTATGAAAAGGGAATCTGATTTGATCGATGTTTGGTTCGATTCCGGGGCAATGCCGTATGCGCAATGGCATTATCCGTTTGAGAACAAAGAAAAAATAGATGGCAAGGAATTTTTCCCTGCTGATTTTATTGCTGAAGGGGTAGATCAGACGCGAGGCTGGTTTTATACCTTGCATGCTATTGCGTCCATGAATTTTGACAGTGTAGCCTATAAAAATGTCGTATCAAATGGCCTGGTACTTGATAAAAATGGCAAGAAAATGTCAAAGCGACTTGGAAATGCGGTCGATCCATTTGAAACCATGAAAAAATTTGGCCCGGATGCTACCCGCTGGTACATGATTTCAAATGCAAATCCCTGGGATAATCTGAAGTTTGACCTGGAAGGAGTGGAAGAGGTAAGAAGAAAATTCTTTGGAACGCTATATAATACCTATTCATTCTTTTCTCTTTATGCCAACATTGATCGATTTTCATATGAGGAAGATGAAATAGCTTTTGATGAAAGGCCGGAAATAGATCGCTGGATCTTGTCTGAGCTCAATACCTTAAATAAGAAGGTAGAACGGTTCTACGATGATTATGAGCCTACAAAAGCAGCCAGGGCAATACAGGATTTTGTTGGGGAAAATTTAAGTAACTGGTACGTAAGATTATCAAGAAGAAGATTCTGGAAGGGTGATTATCAGACAGATAAAATTTCGGCATATCAAACCTTGTATACATGTTTGTTGCGAATCGCACAAATGGCGTCCCCGATCGCTCCATTTTTTATGGATAATTTATACAGAGATTTAACTAAAAACGTTTCAAAAACTAAATTAAGTTCTGTACATTTGGGAGAGTTTCCTCAAGCTGACGAAGCATTGATTGATCCTTCACTGGAAAGAAAGATGCATAAAGCACAGTCTATTTCCTCTATGGTGCTGTCTCTCAGAAAGAAGGAAATGATCAAAGTACGCCAGCCTTTACAAAAAATAATGATTCCTGTTTCTGATAAACAGGACACATTGGACATTGAGGCAGTTTCAGATTTGATTCGGTCTGAAGTAAATGTAAAAGAGGTTGAATTATTAAAGGATGCCTCTGGTATTCTTATTAAGAATATCAAACCAAATTTTAAGGTTTTGGGGCCAAAATATGGAAAGAACATGAGGTTTGTTGGTCAGGCAATCAATAATCTTTCCGAAAAAGATATCGCTACGATTGAAACAGAAGGGAAGCTTTCAATTGATTTAGATGGAGACAAGGTTGAACTGCTTCTGGAGGAAGTTGAGATCTCCACTCAGGATATTGAAGGTTGGCTGGTAGCCAATCAAGGCAATTTAACCGTAGCTTTGGACGTTTCTATATCAGAAGAGCTGCGTAATGAAGGAATTGCCCGGGAACTGGTTAACAGAATTCAGAATTTAAGAAAAGAAAGCGGCCTTGAAGTGACAGATAAAATCAGGCTTTCCATTAAAAAGGACGGAGTGCTTGATGAAGCGGTAAATAAAAATGCCGAATACATAAAAAATGAAACCTTAACACAAGAATTAATATTAAAAGAAGAAGTAGAAAACGGAAATGCAATTGTATTTGATCAGGTAAATACTAGTATGTCCTTAGAAAAAGTAAAAAGATGA
- the uvrC gene encoding excinuclease ABC subunit UvrC, with product MNLLDLDIQIKSLPHSPGVYQYFDRDDNLLYVGKAKNLKKRVSSYFTKHHENGKTRVLVKKISRIKHIVVETETDALLLENNLIKKYQPRYNVLLKDDKTYPWICIKKEPFPRVFLTRNVWKDGSEYFGPYTSVRTVRALLSLIKELYPLRSCAYNLSKENIQDGKYKICLEYHIKNCKGACEGLQSEEEYDQDIKEIRNIIKGHFKSSIKRFETLMLDFASNAEFEEAQKIKEKIELLSNYQARSTVVNPSITNVDVFSIVSDESFAYVNFLKITNGAIIQSHTVEIKKKLDEEDKELLELAIVEIRDRFNSVSSEIYTPFSVEIGSIVKVTVPKQGDKRRIVELSERNAKYFRQERFKQIQIIDPDRHVNRIMAQMKKDLRLKEEPRHIECFDNSNIQGSHPVAACVVFKNGKADKKEYRHFNIKTVDGPDDYASMEEVVHRRYKRLLEEDKDLPQLIVIDGGKGQLSSALKSLEVLGLRGKIAIIGIAKRLEEIYYPGDSIPLYLDKKSETLKIIQQLRNEAHRFGITHHRNKRSKGAINSELSNINGIGEKTVLTLLKKYKSIKRLKSATFEDLEQLIGKDKALKICSHYHIENPSNPTS from the coding sequence ATGAATTTATTGGATTTAGACATTCAAATAAAATCCCTGCCCCATTCCCCCGGTGTATACCAATATTTTGATCGGGATGATAATCTATTGTATGTAGGTAAGGCCAAGAACCTCAAAAAAAGGGTTTCTTCTTATTTTACCAAACATCATGAGAATGGCAAGACCAGAGTGCTCGTTAAAAAGATCTCACGGATCAAGCATATCGTTGTGGAGACGGAGACGGATGCCTTGTTACTTGAAAATAACCTGATTAAAAAGTATCAGCCCAGGTATAATGTGCTTCTGAAGGATGACAAAACCTATCCCTGGATCTGTATTAAGAAAGAACCTTTTCCACGTGTTTTTCTAACAAGAAATGTTTGGAAGGACGGATCAGAATATTTTGGCCCTTATACTTCCGTCAGAACAGTAAGAGCCTTACTTTCCCTAATAAAAGAATTATATCCTTTACGCAGTTGCGCTTACAATTTATCCAAAGAGAATATTCAGGATGGAAAGTATAAGATCTGTCTTGAATATCACATAAAAAATTGCAAGGGAGCTTGCGAAGGATTGCAGTCGGAAGAGGAATATGACCAGGATATCAAGGAAATAAGAAATATTATTAAAGGCCATTTCAAGTCTTCGATAAAGCGGTTTGAAACCTTAATGCTGGATTTTGCCTCAAATGCAGAATTTGAAGAGGCCCAAAAAATAAAAGAAAAGATAGAATTACTATCAAACTATCAGGCCAGGTCTACTGTTGTGAATCCTTCGATAACAAATGTGGATGTCTTCAGTATTGTTTCGGATGAGTCTTTTGCTTATGTTAATTTTTTAAAGATCACCAACGGTGCCATTATTCAGTCACATACGGTAGAAATCAAAAAGAAACTTGATGAGGAAGACAAGGAATTACTGGAACTGGCGATCGTTGAGATCCGTGACCGATTTAATTCTGTTTCTTCAGAAATATATACTCCATTCTCTGTAGAGATCGGGAGTATCGTCAAGGTAACCGTGCCAAAACAAGGAGATAAAAGACGAATTGTTGAACTGTCGGAAAGGAATGCCAAATACTTTAGACAGGAACGCTTTAAACAAATTCAGATTATAGACCCTGACAGGCACGTCAACCGGATCATGGCACAAATGAAGAAAGATCTCAGGTTAAAAGAAGAACCGCGCCATATTGAATGTTTTGACAATTCCAATATTCAGGGATCCCATCCCGTTGCCGCCTGTGTGGTATTTAAAAACGGAAAGGCGGATAAAAAGGAATACAGGCATTTTAATATTAAAACCGTCGATGGCCCAGATGATTATGCCTCCATGGAAGAAGTAGTTCACAGAAGATACAAGAGATTATTAGAAGAGGATAAAGATTTACCTCAGCTTATCGTTATCGACGGAGGTAAAGGACAGTTGTCTTCCGCTTTAAAGAGTCTTGAAGTTCTTGGGCTTAGAGGAAAAATAGCGATCATAGGAATAGCCAAAAGACTGGAAGAAATCTATTACCCGGGCGATTCCATTCCGCTGTATCTGGATAAAAAATCAGAAACCCTGAAGATCATTCAGCAATTGAGGAATGAAGCACATCGATTTGGGATCACACATCACAGGAATAAAAGGAGCAAAGGAGCCATCAACAGTGAATTATCGAACATAAACGGAATTGGTGAAAAAACGGTTTTGACCTTATTAAAAAAATATAAGTCGATTAAACGATTGAAATCTGCAACGTTTGAGGATTTAGAGCAACTTATAGGTAAAGACAAGGCACTGAAAATTTGCAGCCACTATCATATTGAAAACCCATCAAATCCAACTTCATGA
- a CDS encoding lipoprotein signal peptidase: protein MKRAVVIIILILLIDQISKVYIKTHFVLSEEIKVLGLDWFRIHFLENNGMAWGKEFGGRSGKLFLTLFRLVAIAGIGYWLYDAIRNKGHYLLITAIALIFAGAMGNIIDSVFYGILFSDSYQRIAEFLPPEGGYDSLFYGKVVDMLYFPVIDTILPDWVPSIGFDFPNWLPIFGGDRFSLFENRNLTFFDPVFNVADTAISTGVGLLIVFNKTIFPKKQQDKSEKIAEDHDLN from the coding sequence GTGAAAAGAGCAGTTGTAATTATTATTTTGATCTTGTTGATAGATCAAATATCAAAAGTCTATATCAAAACCCATTTTGTCCTAAGTGAAGAAATAAAGGTTTTAGGACTTGATTGGTTTCGAATTCATTTCCTCGAAAACAACGGAATGGCCTGGGGAAAGGAATTTGGTGGAAGATCGGGTAAGCTTTTCCTGACACTGTTCAGACTGGTGGCCATCGCTGGGATAGGTTATTGGTTATATGATGCAATAAGAAACAAAGGTCATTATCTTTTGATTACTGCAATAGCCCTGATCTTTGCAGGTGCTATGGGTAATATTATTGATTCAGTATTTTACGGAATCTTGTTTAGTGACAGCTATCAGAGAATAGCGGAGTTTCTTCCTCCCGAGGGAGGATATGATTCCCTGTTTTACGGTAAGGTAGTCGATATGCTGTATTTCCCAGTTATAGACACTATTTTACCTGACTGGGTTCCAAGTATTGGCTTTGATTTTCCGAATTGGCTTCCCATCTTTGGAGGGGACAGGTTTTCATTGTTCGAAAACAGAAACCTCACTTTTTTTGATCCAGTATTCAACGTAGCAGATACGGCTATAAGCACGGGAGTGGGATTATTGATTGTATTCAATAAAACTATTTTCCCAAAAAAACAGCAGGATAAATCTGAAAAAATTGCTGAAGATCACGACCTGAATTAG
- a CDS encoding pyridoxal phosphate-dependent decarboxylase family protein, which translates to MKYWKKLPHQSLQTRIEQALKENVDFEKDTSLGYPASKLDDKVFYSDAPFLKDAPTLKTYVANPNHIGCHTYGSSESAFKGTQEIEREVLRVLAVDFFKMEDEQFDGYIAPGGTEANIQAIWVFRNFFNHHFDASNDEIAILASEDTHYSIPKASNLLNLDLLQAKVGFDTREIDPEALRSMIEEAVSNGKKYFSVIANMATTMFGSVDNPDVYTDILESMDLEYKLHIDGAYGGFVYPFSNLKSAVNFSNPKISSITIDAHKMLQAPYGTGVYLSRKGLIENVLTKEAEYVEGMDLTLCGSRSGANAIAVYMILFTYGPYGWYEKISILQMRTDWFCKQLDHLSIPYFRNEHMNIVTIYSSHIPQDIAEKFDLVPEQHNENNKWYKVVIMDHVEIDNLLQLIDALKERMKIA; encoded by the coding sequence ATGAAATATTGGAAAAAACTTCCTCATCAAAGTTTACAAACAAGAATTGAACAGGCGCTGAAAGAAAATGTAGATTTTGAAAAAGATACTTCACTCGGATACCCGGCATCCAAACTGGATGACAAAGTGTTCTATTCTGATGCTCCTTTTCTGAAAGATGCACCCACTTTGAAAACGTACGTAGCTAATCCTAATCACATAGGATGTCATACCTATGGTAGTTCTGAAAGTGCATTTAAAGGAACTCAGGAAATCGAAAGAGAAGTTTTAAGGGTCCTTGCAGTTGACTTTTTCAAAATGGAAGATGAACAGTTTGATGGTTACATTGCCCCGGGTGGGACTGAAGCGAATATTCAGGCTATCTGGGTCTTTAGAAACTTTTTCAATCATCATTTTGATGCTTCTAATGATGAAATAGCGATCCTGGCCTCCGAGGACACACACTATTCCATTCCCAAGGCTTCGAATCTTCTGAATCTTGATCTATTACAGGCTAAAGTTGGGTTTGATACCAGAGAAATCGATCCTGAGGCCCTTAGATCCATGATCGAAGAAGCCGTTTCGAATGGGAAAAAATATTTTAGTGTAATAGCAAATATGGCAACCACCATGTTTGGCTCTGTAGACAATCCTGACGTATATACCGATATCCTGGAGTCCATGGACCTTGAGTATAAACTGCACATCGATGGGGCTTATGGAGGATTCGTCTACCCTTTTAGCAACCTCAAGTCTGCCGTAAACTTCTCAAACCCTAAAATTTCTTCCATTACGATAGACGCACATAAAATGCTACAGGCACCTTATGGAACAGGTGTATACCTTTCAAGAAAAGGGTTGATCGAAAACGTCTTAACGAAAGAAGCTGAATATGTGGAGGGAATGGATCTCACGCTATGCGGAAGTCGATCAGGAGCTAATGCCATTGCGGTTTACATGATCTTGTTTACTTATGGCCCTTACGGCTGGTATGAAAAAATTAGTATCCTTCAAATGAGGACAGACTGGTTTTGTAAGCAACTCGATCATTTGAGCATTCCTTATTTCAGAAATGAACATATGAATATTGTTACTATTTATTCATCTCACATTCCTCAGGACATCGCAGAGAAATTTGATCTGGTACCCGAACAGCATAATGAAAACAATAAATGGTATAAAGTTGTGATCATGGATCATGTTGAAATTGACAACCTACTGCAACTGATTGATGCTTTGAAAGAAAGAATGAAAATTGCCTAA
- a CDS encoding TraR/DksA family transcriptional regulator, which yields MSENKIRYSDQDLAEFKSIIEEKIRQAQEDLVLIESTFKNDSNNGTDDTSPTFKAFEEGSETMSKEANVQLAIRQEKFIRDLKNALLRIENKTYGICRVTGNLIQKERLKLVPHATLSIEAKKQQY from the coding sequence ATGAGCGAGAACAAGATTAGATACTCAGATCAGGATTTAGCGGAGTTTAAATCGATCATAGAAGAAAAAATCAGACAGGCCCAGGAAGATTTGGTGCTGATTGAAAGTACGTTTAAGAATGACAGTAACAACGGTACGGATGATACATCACCTACCTTTAAAGCTTTCGAAGAAGGGTCTGAAACAATGTCAAAAGAAGCGAACGTACAATTGGCGATTCGTCAGGAAAAGTTTATTCGGGATTTAAAGAATGCCTTGTTACGGATAGAGAATAAGACCTATGGAATTTGCAGAGTTACGGGAAATTTGATTCAAAAGGAACGACTCAAACTGGTTCCGCATGCTACCTTAAGTATAGAGGCTAAGAAGCAACAGTATTAA
- a CDS encoding patatin-like phospholipase family protein — MKYFLFLLMLIFMQPVLGQEKTEPAEDLKIGLVLSGGGAKGFAHVAVLKKLEEAGIRVDYIAGTSMGAIIGGLYASGYNARELDSVLRVNDLSGLVRDDLPREVSSFYQKENDGKYAVSLPITKGKIELPSAVSKGQNAFNIFSQLTEHVHEVNDFSELDIPFFCIATNLETGEEVVMDKGFLPEAIRASGAFPGLLTPVKVDGKVLVDGGIVDNFPVEKMRNKGVDYIIGVNVSSGLKDIENIKTLPEILLQIAGFQMYNQWDDKIDESDLYIRPDLEEFTTFSFDESEEILRRGEEAMNKVEDQLKDIASRQKGEPRARSIETFKFRDDFLITDIKVKGNRNYTDQYCIKKLGLEKNERISRKDFMRGIDVLTATGNFESIFYKLISDGEGVKVEFEINENDEETYIQFGAHYDDLYKTGVLVNFTNKHLFFKNDFVSADLVIGDNIRYNIDYFYDNGFNWSFGINSRYNTFKADVVNSTLPDTRSSGSFDTGLKVPIRYLDFTTRLFLQSTIKDRWAFRVGVEHKFLNAYTDEVIDNVTNRIYFEKSHYFSAFGKVMLDTYDADYFPKKGVFLNSEYLLYGLSSDYNNNFNTFSQLYGRVGLAYSFFDKLTFHLISEAGVTIGNNDNMVLDYHLGGYNENYINTFIPFYGYGFAELNESAFLRTALTIRYEIFKKNFLSFTGNFGRLNEDIWNDGRIFEDTRSGYAAGYGVNTFIGPVELIYSWNPDNEQNHWYINVGFWF, encoded by the coding sequence ATGAAATATTTTCTGTTTTTACTGATGCTTATCTTCATGCAACCTGTATTGGGGCAGGAAAAGACCGAGCCTGCCGAGGATCTAAAAATTGGGCTGGTGTTGAGTGGAGGCGGAGCCAAGGGATTTGCACATGTAGCGGTATTAAAAAAATTGGAAGAGGCAGGCATTCGTGTAGATTATATAGCCGGTACAAGCATGGGTGCCATTATCGGCGGCCTTTATGCTTCGGGATATAATGCTCGAGAACTGGATTCAGTTTTAAGAGTAAATGACCTTAGTGGTTTGGTTCGAGATGATCTACCAAGGGAAGTTTCTTCATTTTATCAAAAAGAAAATGATGGTAAATACGCAGTTTCTTTGCCTATTACCAAAGGCAAAATTGAATTGCCTTCAGCGGTTTCAAAGGGTCAGAATGCTTTTAATATCTTTTCCCAGTTGACCGAACATGTGCATGAGGTCAATGATTTCAGCGAGTTGGATATTCCTTTTTTTTGTATTGCCACGAACCTGGAAACAGGTGAGGAGGTGGTTATGGACAAAGGGTTTTTACCAGAGGCCATTCGCGCGAGTGGTGCTTTTCCTGGTCTTTTAACACCTGTAAAAGTAGATGGTAAAGTGCTTGTTGACGGAGGAATTGTTGATAATTTTCCGGTTGAGAAAATGAGAAACAAGGGTGTTGATTATATCATAGGAGTCAATGTATCAAGTGGATTAAAGGATATAGAAAACATAAAAACACTTCCAGAGATCCTTTTGCAGATTGCTGGCTTTCAAATGTATAATCAATGGGATGATAAAATTGATGAATCTGACCTTTATATAAGGCCTGACCTGGAGGAGTTCACCACCTTTTCATTTGACGAGAGTGAAGAAATTTTAAGAAGAGGTGAAGAAGCTATGAATAAGGTCGAAGATCAATTAAAAGATATTGCCAGCCGGCAAAAGGGAGAACCTAGGGCACGATCCATTGAAACCTTCAAATTCAGAGATGATTTCCTGATAACGGATATTAAAGTAAAAGGGAACAGGAATTACACTGATCAGTATTGTATAAAGAAACTGGGATTAGAAAAGAATGAGAGGATAAGCAGAAAGGATTTTATGCGGGGAATAGATGTTTTAACTGCTACCGGAAATTTTGAAAGTATTTTTTATAAACTAATTTCGGACGGAGAAGGGGTCAAGGTTGAATTCGAAATAAACGAGAATGATGAAGAGACTTACATTCAATTTGGTGCACACTATGATGACCTGTACAAAACGGGAGTACTGGTTAATTTTACAAATAAACATTTGTTTTTCAAGAATGATTTTGTTTCTGCAGACCTCGTAATCGGAGATAATATTCGATATAATATTGACTACTTTTATGACAATGGGTTTAACTGGAGTTTTGGAATTAATTCCCGTTATAATACCTTCAAGGCAGATGTTGTTAACAGCACACTCCCTGACACAAGAAGTTCCGGGAGTTTTGATACCGGATTAAAGGTTCCTATAAGATATTTGGATTTCACAACGAGGCTTTTTCTTCAATCAACCATCAAAGACAGATGGGCCTTTAGGGTAGGGGTGGAGCATAAATTCCTGAATGCCTATACCGATGAGGTCATTGATAATGTGACCAATCGAATCTATTTTGAAAAAAGCCATTATTTCAGTGCTTTCGGAAAAGTAATGCTCGACACCTATGATGCAGATTATTTTCCCAAAAAAGGAGTGTTTCTAAATTCAGAATACCTTCTTTATGGACTGTCAAGTGATTATAATAATAATTTTAATACATTCTCTCAGTTATACGGAAGGGTTGGACTCGCTTATTCTTTTTTTGATAAACTCACTTTTCATCTTATTTCAGAGGCAGGTGTAACCATTGGCAACAACGACAACATGGTCTTGGATTATCATCTTGGAGGTTACAATGAAAACTACATTAATACCTTTATTCCTTTTTATGGTTATGGATTTGCAGAGCTTAATGAATCTGCATTTTTACGAACAGCATTGACGATCAGGTATGAGATTTTTAAGAAAAATTTCCTCTCATTCACCGGGAATTTTGGAAGATTGAACGAAGATATATGGAATGATGGCCGAATATTCGAAGATACCCGATCCGGATATGCCGCAGGATATGGAGTCAACACTTTTATAGGCCCTGTGGAATTGATTTACTCATGGAACCCTGACAACGAACAGAACCACTGGTACATCAATGTTGGTTTCTGGTTCTAG